The DNA region AAACACGGCGATTTAACGCATAATTTATGGTTACGCCGCACCGAAGACGGCATTTTAAAAATGACCGTGATGGATTTTGAAGAAATTGATGATAATGACCCCGGCTATAATGACGTACAAACGCTACAAAGTTGGCAAAGAGCCTTGCGGAAGCATGGCCTTTTACAACAAAACGCAGTTCAAAATTTACCCACTTGGCAGCAGAGCTGGTTATCTGAAGAAGATTTTTAAGAAAATACTAAATGACTGCACTATTAACTAATCCCGTTTAGCCGATAATATCCCCCCCGCTACCGAGCATACTGCGCCAAATAGTAGGGCCGCCATGTAACCATAAATAAACGAGGGTTGATAAGGCATTCCGCGCCTAGATAAATACTGCTGTACTATCGTATATACCACTACGGATAATACGGTGCCGCTAATCATGCCCACATTGCGCGAAAGTGCGTTTACGCTGGCTACTACCCCTAAATGTTCTTTAGGAGCGGCGCTGAGCACCGCAGTATTATTAGGTACTTGGAAAGTGCCGGAACCAATTCCCATAGTCAGTTGTGCCAGTACAATATAGGAGATGCTGGGAGCAGCGCCGATAAAGGCGAACATCAGCGTAGAAATTAACAAAAATACAAATCCCACCGTCGTAATAATCCGCGCGGGCCACCTGGCACATAAAGCGCCGGACACGGCCGAAGTCAAAGCCAACATAATGGGAAAAGGTAACATCAGCAAACCTATTTTGACAGGATCCATGCCCATAATTTCGGTTAGATAAAAAGGCAGTAATACGGAATTAACAAATAAAGCGGTGAACCCCAACACCGCAACAGCGCATCCGTAGGCAATGGCAGGAATTTTGAAAATATCAAGTCCTATAAAGGGGTGCGTAGAAATTTTTTCTCTGCGAAAAAATAATACCCCAAACACAAGTGACGCCGCAAAACAAGCCAAAACCGTCCATAAATTTTCCCCCTCTGCCGAGGCTGTACTCATCGCATATAAAAAGGTAAAGCTGGTTACTACATAATAGGCGGCCCCCTGCCAATCTAATCTTTCTCGTTTTTTGGAGCGGAAACGCGGAATAATATAAATACCTCGCCATACGCCTATTGCACAAATGGGAATTGTCAACCAAAATAGCGACTTCCACCCCCACCACTGTATGAGTGCACCGCCAATGGCCGGGCCCGCCAGTCCTCCACAGGCTACTACCGCTCCAATCGCGCCAAATGCTTTCCCGCGGGATTTTCCGTGAAATACTTGTGTGATTAAAGCCTGCGCCGTAGCCATCATGGCAGAGGAGCCGATTCCTTGAATGACCCGTGCAAAAAGTACGGTTGCAAAAGAATTAGCCAATGCGCCAAATAGCGCCCCAATTCCAAATACCAAAAATCCGCCCAAATACATCCACTTGCGGCTATACATATCGGACAAT from Elusimicrobiaceae bacterium includes:
- a CDS encoding MFS transporter codes for the protein MQKVHFKLSRKWTIFSVTANGTFMSTLSAGILNIALPTMSAEFQVPIDDIQLVVSLYLLVLTSLLPVFGKLSDMYSRKWMYLGGFLVFGIGALFGALANSFATVLFARVIQGIGSSAMMATAQALITQVFHGKSRGKAFGAIGAVVACGGLAGPAIGGALIQWWGWKSLFWLTIPICAIGVWRGIYIIPRFRSKKRERLDWQGAAYYVVTSFTFLYAMSTASAEGENLWTVLACFAASLVFGVLFFRREKISTHPFIGLDIFKIPAIAYGCAVAVLGFTALFVNSVLLPFYLTEIMGMDPVKIGLLMLPFPIMLALTSAVSGALCARWPARIITTVGFVFLLISTLMFAFIGAAPSISYIVLAQLTMGIGSGTFQVPNNTAVLSAAPKEHLGVVASVNALSRNVGMISGTVLSVVVYTIVQQYLSRRGMPYQPSFIYGYMAALLFGAVCSVAGGILSAKRD